Genomic segment of Drosophila simulans strain w501 chromosome 2R, Prin_Dsim_3.1, whole genome shotgun sequence:
GTGTAAAAACCTTTACAGCTTCTGGAGTCTCGGTGTTTTCAGTTCCAGGATTTTCTTTGGAAGCCTCCGCAGCCTTAGAAGTGGATGGCACGACCAAACTCTCGTTTGACTCTGGCTTGTTTGCTTTCTTTAAGATAACGATGTCCATGGGCTTTGAATTTTTGTTCTGCTTGCCGCTGGATGGCCTGCCTTTCTCCTGTTTGTCCTGTTTGTCCTGTTTGTCCTGCTTGCCCTGGCCCTcatcctttttgttttcccgctTGACTAGCTTACGCTGTTCGTGCTCCTCCCGCCGCCTCTGATCGCGCTCCGTTCGTCGCTTGGAACGCGAGGCCTTGGCATCATTGGCTTGAGATCCAGATGACTGCGGATCTTTGCCATCCTTTTTGGCTGGCTTCTTCGTGTCCCCTTCTCCGCCGCCACCTTCGGCCTCCTTAAGCTTGCTGGCGTCCGACTGCGCTGCCAGTCGCAACAGCTTCTGCTCCTCGCGATGCTTCCGCTTCTCCTCGTTCCGCTTGCGCGCCTCCTCCCGGCGCTTCTCCTTCTTGTTGGCCAGGTACTGCAGGAGGGGTGTAGACTTAACATTTTCTTCTGTTCGCCGTTCGAAGTTGAAGTCGATCTTGACGTCGCCCACGCGACTCGCCTCCTCGCGCTCTTGGGCCAGCCGCTTGATGAACTCCTGGTAGTGGGATTCGCTCTCGATGGTGTTCACCTTGCTGTCGTCGTTCCTGGCCTTGTTCTTAAGGAAGCACTGGAAAGGAGCGTACTCAACGATGGCCATGTACTCGACGCCCTTGTGGTCGACGAAGACGTAGCCGTCGAAACGGTCCCGGAACTGCAGCACCTCGTCTATGTCCTTGGAGGACATATCGATGTAGGCACGACAGGTGGCCTCCTGGCCCAGCGACCAGTCCGGCTTGCAGTAGTAGTAGGAGTCGTTCTCCGGCAGAGGACCCACCTGATCCAGGAACTGCGCCTCCGTCATGGTCGGCGGCAAATGCCGCATCACAATCTgcaatggatggatggattaGCTTCGGAGGAACGTGGGATCAAGACAGTATGGACGGTACCTTGACGACCTGGTTGGTCTTGTCCTTCTTGTCCTTGCGCCTGCTTGCCCTGGACTTCTCCTTGGGCTTTTCCTCGGCCAGAGTTTCAGCCATTTTCTGTTCCTTTTTATccacaaaaatcaaaacaaacccGAAAAGCCAACAAATGCAAACATGATGTGGAACCGATAGAGATGGCACTTTCGGCTCGAACTAGAAGAAATTCTGAAGTTCACAAGTGGAACCTATATCCAATTATTTTAGTGAAAAGAAATGATTATATCATAGAAGTTAGTCAGTTAGTTAGTAAGTAGAATATTCGGAAAGTAGAACTTCAAATATCTGTGCCATTTCTGGCAATTAACGCAAGGCTCTAGTATCTAGCTCTTTGGAACTAGTTCTTTAAATCCACATTGGAAGAGCGCTTTTTTTGACCGGTAAGCAGATAGCATGCTCAACTTTTGAACAGAATCGACTGTTTTGGCACATTTAATGCTCGAATTGAATGAACAAAAGGACACTTGGTCAAGGTAATGAGTAAATGGACATTTTAGAGCTTGAAACATGAGTCAGTTCAATCGTTTTCAGGAATCTGAGCATAGCAATATGATGGCGCCGGTAGATCCACCAGTGGGATCCTTTCTGAAGTGCTTCGTCTGCGTCACCGATGAGGGCAGGATTTGGACAGAATTGATACAAGGTTTCACCGAGAAATCGGACGAGGTGGAAAAGAACCTTGCCCACCTGCAACATCTTCTGGAGAAAGCACATGTGAAGCCCAACGTGATTTGCAGAGGCTGCAATATGCAGCGATACTGCAGCCTGTCCCATCTCGTGGCGGATCGCCAAGAACACCAGCCCCTCTGCGAGGTGCTGAGGGATCTGCAGAAGTCCATGAAGATCGATCACCCGTTGAAGCTGCTCGGTCAAATCAGCGATCGCAGGAAGCTTCAGCTCGTCATTTCGCAGCTAAAGATGGTCCTGCTGGCCAAGTTGGGCAGACCACTGAATCAGCGGGAGCATCAGCTAATCGGCAACCCAGCCGTGTGCGATGTGTGCTTCAGCACTGAAGCTCTCGAGGAGTGTGAAGGATGTGCCGGAGTGGCCTTCTGCTCCGAGGCACACCAACGTCTAGTCAGGGGCTATCACACCCCGAAGGATTGCCAGACTCTGGCTCTGATTGCCACTCCGTTTCGTCAGTTG
This window contains:
- the LOC6735961 gene encoding regulator of nonsense transcripts 3B, which translates into the protein MAETLAEEKPKEKSRASRRKDKKDKTNQVVKIVMRHLPPTMTEAQFLDQVGPLPENDSYYYCKPDWSLGQEATCRAYIDMSSKDIDEVLQFRDRFDGYVFVDHKGVEYMAIVEYAPFQCFLKNKARNDDSKVNTIESESHYQEFIKRLAQEREEASRVGDVKIDFNFERRTEENVKSTPLLQYLANKKEKRREEARKRNEEKRKHREEQKLLRLAAQSDASKLKEAEGGGGEGDTKKPAKKDGKDPQSSGSQANDAKASRSKRRTERDQRRREEHEQRKLVKRENKKDEGQGKQDKQDKQDKQEKGRPSSGKQNKNSKPMDIVILKKANKPESNESLVVPSTSKAAEASKENPGTENTETPEAVKVFTPAARGGRKEKRTSVDKQPAGSAHETAEEAIKAAQFRASEERRIRNKDRPSIAIYQPKARIRASDELPQGAGGKDGSDGEPSVVEEKTSKRNKRPNRRNKPKPKDVKECELETRRFSKSSESSTSVK